The genomic interval TATAGATGGGAGCTTCTCCAATTACGGTAATTTGGTCTCCGTTCTTTTCGTAGTATTCCTTTTTCTTACGACCGGAGGCACTTCCGGTGGCACAGGCGAACGCAAAGGCGAGGACGAGGGTGAGGGCGGAAATCCGCAGGATGGGCAACTTGGCCATATCGCTTCCTTTTTCTCCTTGAAGAATTGAATTCTGTCTATTTACTGAACAAATAAGGGTTCTTACATGCGGTTAAAAGAAAGAAACAAAAAAATCCTAATATCCGTCATTTTTTTTCTGACAATTTCTCACGACTCCTGCACTGAGGCTTCTCCCCGTCGCCATATTTCAAATTCGAAAATTATTCCAGCCGAAGTCGCTTTTTACGAAGAGGTTCTTCCTTCTCTTTCCGGTAAAACGGTAATCTTAGTCACTAATCCTTCCGGAATCGGCAGATATCCCGAGAGAATTCTTCGGGAATTTAAGGAAAAGAAAGTTAAGATCAAACATTTGATCGGCCTCGAGCACGGTTTTTTGGGGTTGGAGGAAGATTTTAGTAAATCTCCCGTAACAATGGACGAAACCTTTCAACTGCCTATTTATCACATATATAAAGTGAAAAATTCGGAGATTCCCGCCATATTAAAAGGCGCGGATGCGATCGTTTTCGACGTTCTCGATATGGGAATGAGATGTTATACGTATCTAAGCGTTCTAAAAAGATTGATGGACAATCTGCCGGATCCTCAAACGACGCGATTCGTTCTCTTAGATCATCCGAATCCCGCGCTATATTTGGGAGCTAAAGGCGAAAATATTCAAAAGAAATTCTTAAACTTTGCGGGCGAGTTTCCTTCTTTGTTTTTTACCGGAATGACTATGGGCGAGGCCGCGTCATTCTATAACGGTGAATACCTTTCCGGTAAGATTAAATTGGAAATTATTTCCCCCAAAAATCTAAAGAGAGGATTCGATTGGGAAAAGGAAGGAATTGCCTGGACCACTCCTTCCCCTAATTTGCCGATGCTGGATTCCGCCCGTAATTATTTAGGGTTGGTGTTACTGGAAGGAGTCAATGTATCCGTAGGTAGAGGAACTCAGGCGCCGTTCGTATATTTCGGCGCGCCATGGATGTCCGAACCGGATGCTATCGTCAACGAACTGAACGATTCGAGTAAGGGCGATTACTACTACCAAAGCGTATTTTTCAAACCTATTTTCGGCCCGTTCAAGGGGGAGATTTGTAGAGGGTTGCGACTCACAGTTGTGAATAGGAATTACGATCCGATCCAAATGGCGTACATTCTCGTCACAACCCTAAAGAAACACTATAAAGACTTTAGATGGAGACAATATCCGGATAGCACTTACAATATCGATTTCCTATGGGGGACGGAACGTTTTCGTCAATCGATAGATTCCAATACGAGCTATGAGGAATTTAAACGCTCTTATTCCGAGGCGGAAGATTCCGCCAATCGAATTGTTCGAAAATATCGACTGTACTAATTGTTTTTTAAGATCAACCGACAAACAGATAGAAAGATGGGCAAAATTAAGAAAACGATACTTGCAGCGACGATTCTATTCTGCTTTCAGCTAAACGCTCAACCGGTCGGGCAGTGGAAGGAATATTCTTTGAAACAGGTGCTGGGACGATTGAAGTTCTATGCATTTGCTAAGATTGCCCAAAGCGTAAGAAAAGGCGTCTCCTATTCGATCGAGCGGGAAGTCTTCCGATCTCCTTGTCAACAGGACTTTCCGAAATTAGCCGATAATTTCGATTGTGCTTTCTTAGAAACCGCTAGGTTAAACGGAGAAACTCAATCTAAGGCGGATCGTTCTCTACCTTCTGCGGGTTTAACGTCGAACTATGCGCCGATTCCAATCACTGGAATGTGGTACGAAGGTTCGACTCTTGCAGGAAAAGGGTCATTACTCATTCCACGCAATCAATCCACTTCAGGCGATTTGAAATTATTTTATCTGGCGGATGGAAAACTCAGTCACTACGCGAGCGGAGACATGATCGTGGTTTTTGACTGGAAAGGAAACGAATTGAACACTATCCTTGAAGTGAAGGTGGACGATCTGCTTCGTCCTTTAAGCGGGAGAGAATATTTTTTCCAATGAGCCTTTTATCCACAGGCTACCTTCGGATGCTTGACCATGAAGGTTTGGATCCGGTGGAATATTTTTGGACGGTTGCGACGTATCCCGGCTCCGAATCCGGGAAGCAAATTCCGGATTTTCCCAAGCCGCAATTTCGTATAGCAGACTTGCTTGGTAAGGAAGTTACTTTGCAATTTACCGGCCAAATTAGATGCGTTCATTGCGGTAAGAATACTAAAAAAAGCTTCAATCAAGGAAGTTGTTATTCCTGCTTCCAAACTTTAGCTCAAAATGATCTTTGCATTTTAAGACCGGAGACATGCCACTTTCACTTGGGAACTTGCAGAGAACCTGATTGGGGAGAGGAGTATTGCTTTCAGAAGCATACGGTTTATTTGGCGAATACGAGCGGGTTAAAAATAGGAATTACGAAAGAAAATCCTGTTTCTAATCGCTGGGTCGACCAAGGAGCTCAAGAAGCGATTCCTCTTCTGGAAGTGAAATCACGTCGGGATGCCGGAGTTATAGAAAAGAAATTTTCCTCCATAATCGACGATAAAACAAAATGGCAAGTGATGGTGAGCACCGATTCCGTTCAGGAAGATTTATCCGAAAAAAGGAAAGAACTTTTGTCTCAATTGGAATCCTGGGATCTCGGAGTATATTATGAAGTTCTTTCTCCGAAGTCAAGTACGACGATCCGCTATCCTATTTTGAAGTATCCGACCAAGGCCAAAGCGTTTCAGCCTGAAAAGGAACAGACGATAAAATCCGACTTATTGGGAATTAAGGGGCAGTATTTACTGTTCGAATCGGAGGTGATCAACCTGCGCGCCTATGCCGGCTACGAAGTTAATCTATCCGTCGAATCCTAATCGACACGAATTCGAGAATCGGTTTCTCTGGAGTAGGTTCCAACTATGAAAATTCGCTCTTCTAAATTTCTACCCGTTTTTCTGATCGCTTTTTCCCTCAATTCCTGCGGCTGGATCGTTGAGACCACTTTTCCCGTATCCCTCGACGAGTTCCTCGGAAAACAATTTTATGAAGCCGCCGTTTTGGGACAGGATGGAATGAAGGTTTTGCATAACGAAAAACTTCGTTCCTACGTTCAAGGAATCGCGGATCGAATTTTGAAAGCTAAGGAAATTCAGTATAAATCCGAATTTCCTTACAAAGTGACGATTTTGAACGATGATTCGGTTATCAACGCTGTTTGTGCGCCGGGTGGATATATTTTCGTTTATACCGGTCTATTGCATTTCGTCAAAGATGAAGCTACTCTTGCGGGAGTACTTGCGCATGAAATTGCACATGCGGAAAAACGGCATTCTATGAAGCAATTATCCTCTAGTATCGCCACTTACTTTGCAATCTATTTGGTTCTATCTTATGTGCTGGGGCCGGACTTGGCGCAACATGCTTCCGGGATGGCTTCGTTATCCTCTAACTTGCTTTCTCTTGCCAATAGTCGCGGTGCGGAGGAGGAAGCGGATGCATTCGGTTTTCAATATATGCGAGCCACTCCTTATTATCCCGGAGCGTCGGCGAATTTTTTCCGAGATATCAAAGCTTGGAGGCAAAAACATTTGGGTGAAGAGGAAGATACTCTCCCTCTCGGTAAATACCTAAGTACTCATCCGCTTGATGACGAACGAATTGCAGACAGCGAAAAGCGTCTCAAGGATGCAGGAATAGGCGCACCTCAACCGGAATCGTTCTTTCGAGAGCGTTACCAGGAAAAAATATCGACGTTATTAGGAAAAAAGGAAGAAGAAGAGGAGATACCGAAAGCGAAACCCTCGACCGGTAAAAAGCGTTAAGAGAATGTCGGGATGACTGGATTTGAACCAGCGACCCCTTCGTCCCGAACGAAGTGCGCTACCGCTGCGCTACATCCCGAATTTGAAACCAGCATCTTCTAAGGAATCGGATTTGCAAGGCAATTTTAGGAAGAAGGTTTCGCTACGATTTTTGCGGTTATCTCGTTCAAGCTACAATAATCCTTCTCGCTCAGTCCAGCGCGAAGACCCTCGTCGTAAATAGCGCCGAGAGAAGAACATAAAGGTAGAGTGACTCCGGTCCGCTTCGCTAATGCCAAGGCATGATTCACATCTTTCCGCATATTCTTGAGCGAAAAATGCGTTTCGTAGTTTCGGGCAAAGACGAAAGGAAATTTGAATTCGGCGATTCCCGATTTAGCCGCGGATTGCAATAGGATTTCTTTAAGAATTTCCGGAGAGATTCCTTCCTTCTTCGCAAGCAGAAATCCCTCCATATAAACCTGGAAAATTCCCGCTTGCACCATATTCAAAGCGATCTTCGCCCTTTGCCCGTCCCCGATCGTTCCGCAATAAACGACATTCTTTCCGCATGAATCAAAGAAGAAGGAAATCTCCGATACTTCTTCCGGGCCTTTTGCACCGAGCATAAATAGAATTTGTCCGTCTCTTGCCGCATTCTTAGAACCCGTCATCGGAGAATCGAAGAAAGACATTCCGCGTTCGGAAAATGCCTTTCCGATTTTTGCCGTTAGTTCCGGCGAAGTCGTTCCGGTATCCACGACGTATTTACAACGGCTTTCGAGAAGTCCGCGTGAGAAGACGGTTTCTTCAACGACGGAATCTTCCGTAAGGCAAAGAACCGCGAGGGTCGCCCGGTTCGCAGCCGCTTTCGGATCATTATAGATAGATACATTATCGGATTCTAAATCCCGAATGTTGTCGAGATTCCTCGCGTATAAGCGAAGCGTATAACCTTTTGCAGAAAGAGTATTTGCCATGCCTCTTCCCATAATTCCGGTTCCGATGATCGCTATTTCCGGTGCAGACATTACTAGGCAATTCTCTCGACAAGAGAAGATTCTGCAAGAAAAAAGAATCGATTAAAAGGAACTAAGAGCGGCGCGAATAAAGCTGGTAACCGGGGCTTGTTCCCGAGTGTCCTCTAAACCTTCCCGTAACTCTCGTAAGACGATCTGCGCGTCGGTCAAAACGGTATTTATATTCGTATGAAGGTCGTCTCGATTGATCAGCCTGCCGAGCGTTCCGTCGCCGCTGTTTACTTTCGTAGTGATGTCGGCGACGTTGGAAAATGTTCTGCGGATGTCCCCTCTGTTTTCGGCGATAAGTTCCGATAGGGAAACCAAAGGATCTTGAAGAACTCTTCCCTTCAGTTGAGCGCCTGTTTTATAGTCCACCGGCTTATACATACTACCGGCCGGAAGTTTTGCTTCAGGTGGAGCCTCCAATGTTCCCGGGTCGATGGAGATCACACGACCTGACAAAAGGCTTTCGTTTCGGATAGTGATATCATAGTTTTCATAGAGTCGAAGCGGCTCCTTAAGAATGATCGTCACTTCCACACGGGTCGCAACTCCGATTTCACCGGAAGGTAAGGCGTTTCCTTCTTCGTTAATCTGAATCAAACGAATATTAGATACGTAACCGAAAGGAACTCCTTGAACGGTGACTTTGTTTCCTACTTTGATACCTTCCGCGTTTTTAAAATTAATTTTAAGGAATTCTCCTCGTTTTTGAACCGGGCCTCCTTCGGTCATTACGGTAAAATAACCTACGATGACCAGGGCAACGGAAAAGATGGCGCCTACTAAAAGATAGCGAAATGATTTCATTTTCTATTCCGATTCTCCACTATTAATATCGACTCTTTTTTCCGAAAATCCGGATCTTTGACCTGAGTTTTCACGACTTAGTTTCCAAAATCATCGGTCCCTTTGTCGAGCCGGTTACGAACTGTCTGACGAATTCGTTATCGGACGCTTTGACATCGTCGGGAGTTCCTGTATAGAGCACCTGGCCTCCGTAAAAGAATGATATCCTATCCGCGATCATATACGCGCTCGACATATCATGAGTTACGACAATTTGAGCCGCCCCGGTTTCTTGTCGGATTCGAATGATTAATTCGTTGATTACATTGGACATGATAGGATCTAGTCCGGAGGTCGGTTCGTCGTAGAGTATGATCTCTGGATTAGACGCAATAGCCCGGGCTAATCCAGCGCGTTTTTTCATTCCTCCCGAGATATCATTGGGATAATTATCCTTTGCGATCGTCATGTCCACTAACCTGAGTTTTTCGGATACGATCCTTTGGATTTCGGTTTCTGAAAATAGTTTATGTTCCCGTAGCGGTAAGGCGACGTTATCGAAAACGGTCATCCAGTTGATCAAAGCGCCTGACTGAAATAGGACCCCCATTTTTGCGCGGAGGCGTTTTCGTTCCACTTCCGTAATGCCTGAAATTCTTTCTCCGAAAATTCTGCATTCGCCTGCGTCGGGATCGAGTAAGCCAGTAATATGCTTGAGGGTCACGGACTTGCCAGTGCCGGAAGGCCCGACGATCACCATCGTTTCTCCCTTCCTTACTTGCAAATTCATGCCTTTTAAGATTTTTCGGGATCCGAAAGCTTTGTGCATATTTACGATTTCTATCGCGTAATCCATCATTTATTGCCTGTAGAAAATCGCCGTAATGACATAGCCGAAAAAAATGACCATTAAGAAAGAGGTAACCACCGATTCTCTCGTTGCGCGACCGACTCCTATCGCACCGCCGAAAGTCCTAAGTCCGTGTGAACAGGAAATGGAAGCGATAATTAAGCCGAATACGTATCCTTTAAAGAGCCCGGTATATAAATCTTTCAGGCCGGGAATGGAGGTGATGCGTTCGTAAACATCTTGAAAATACACGATGTATTCGATCCCTAACTGGAAATGCCCGACAACCGCTCCTCCGAAAATTCCTAGAATGCTGGAATATACGCAGAGTACCGGTACCATCAGCGAGAACCCCAAGACTCGAGGAAAAACAAGAAATCTAACGGGATCGATCGACATCACTTCCAATGCGTCGATTTCTTCCGAAACTTTCATCGTTCCAATTTCGGCAGCCATCGCGGAACCTATCGAAGCCGAAAGGATCAGGGCCGTCATAAAAGGAGACATTTCTCGCGTGAGAGTAACCGTAAGAAGTAATCCGATCTGCCCTTCGGCTCCAAAATCTTTTAGACCGAGCCCGGTGTTTAGAGTCAAAAGCATTCCCGTAAAGATAGCAACGACGGAAACGACGAATAAACTTCCAACTCCCGCAATGAACATTTGATCTAGGATTTCCTTTCTTTTATCGTAAGAGAATCTTAGATTTAAGAAAGTTTCCGCAATTAATAGAATCGTATAGCCCGCAGCGTAGAAAGTCTGATTTGCCTTTGCCTTTAGAATCTCGAACATTCTTTTATATCTTTATCCACCATAGAAGTTGGACGGTTGTTTTTTCCTTATCTTTTTCGACTCCGAAAAATCCGTATAGGAATTGGTAGGACGTTTTCTCGGGAGTGGAAGAATATTCGACCAAAAAGGGGATGTGCACATGAAATTCGTCCTTAGTCCATCGTTGCGTATAAAGCCTCATTAAGAAGGAAAGACGTTTCTCGCCGTTCGCCAATTTCTGGAACTCTACGATGGACCAGACCGGATCCCAAATCCTTTCCACAGCTTCCGATTTTAGAGGAAAAAGAGAAAGGAAATTCCACGTTAAGTTTCCGTCTCTGTCTTCATGCCAACGAAAAATCGGCCACAACTTATAATAATTCTCTTCTCGGCCCCATTGAACGTACGTTCGATTCGTTCTCCACCAAAAAGGAATTAGATACGTTTCGGAGGATTTTATATGATACGTGTCGGAACTCAGACGAAAGTAAAGCGGAGTAAAAAATCTTGTCTCTTTATAAGCAAAACGATAGTAGCCGTAAAACGGAAAAAGAATCAATTTTCGATAATCTTCGTCGTCGTTTCGACCGTATTGAATCAGAAAAAAAAGAACATTCCAATCTATTTCTTGGGTTCGTTTATCATATCCGTAACCTAGAAGAGAACCCAAAATAGGAAACCACAAATAAGCTCGAGCCTTCATATTTCCAAAGGCGGAATCCTTGGATAGATATAAAGGCCAAAACATCCAGTACGAAGCCGGTTCTCGTTTGTCCTGAAACGTCTCCCCCCATTGAAAGAAAGGCCAAAGAATCGAATACCTTTCATATTTTCCTTTATGCACTTTTCTGGAGAAAAAGGGAAATAGACGGAACTCGCTCCGGACATCGGAACTCCCATAAAGAAAGATCGGCCAAAGAACGGAATGCGCGTTATACGTCTTGTATTTCCAATTCGTATAAAGGGGGAATAATGTGAAATTTAATTCGGAGTAGGCTAGTTTGTTGCGGAGCCTACCGTAAAAAGGAAAAAAACCGAAATATGATTCCCGTGCCAAATCCCCTTTACCCCAAATTAGAAGCGGAGAAAGAGTATCCTCATCCCAACCTTGATCGTCGTGAAAAGTCTCGGTTCCTGTTGCAAAAAAAAGAAAAGACCAGACTTTCCAGTAGTCAGTTTGTTCCGAGTAGAAAATGGGCAATAAAAAAGTTCTATATTGGTAATTCGATTTTGTCTCCCTATAATAAGAGAAGAACGGCCTATAGATTTGCTCTTCCTCTCCTAAGCGTTTTTCCTTTTGATAAAGAAACCAAAATTGGCTGTACTCGGCCGGGTAAGGAGAAACCGGTTTGATGGGGAATTCAGAAAATAGACTTTCCGTACAAAAGAGGAATAAAAGGATAAGAAGAATTCGTACAAATCTCATTCTTTAGGTCCGCATCTGAAGTTTGAAGGAAGGAGAGGTCCGTTTGTTAAAGGTAGCTGTCTTATACGGAGGAACGTCCACGGAGCATGTGATATCCCTGAGGACCGGCGCGTTCATATGTAGGACATTGGCGGCCATGGGACATCCGGTCAAACCCATTCTTATTACGAAGGATGCCAAGTGGGTGATCCCTAGTGAATATCGGATTCTTTTACCGGAAGGAGTTCCGACGGACGCGCTTTCCTATCAAAAAGAATTCGAACAATTAAACGGGTGCGTTGCCTCCTCCTTTTCAAACCTTGATTGTGATATTGCCTTTCTAGGACTGCATGGAACATTAGGGGAAGACGGATCCATCCAAGGATTTTTGACTGTCCTCGGAATCCCTTTTACCGGTTCGGGTGTGGAGGCTTCCGCTATCGCGATGGATAAAATTCGTGCGAACCGGTTGTTTCAAGTCGCGAATCTCAACGTTGCACCTTTTTGGGAACTGAAGAGAGAAGAATTCGTAACCGTGCCGACTTTGGTCGAATCGATGGCCTTACAATTCCCGTTATTCCTCAAACCTGTCGAGGGCGGTTCCAGTTATCATACTTATCGGATCAACACACTGCAAGAGTTACGCGCGAAGCTATCCGAGTTCTTTGAATACCAGGATCACGCTATTTTACAAAGATTTCTTTCCGGAGTCGAAGTATCCTGCGGAGTGTGGGAAAAAATCACAAACGGAAAAAGATCTCCTATCGCTTTGCCTCCGACGGAAATTATTCCCGGGGGAGAATTTTTCGATGTCGAGTCTAAATACAAACCCGGATTATCTCAAGAAATTACGCCCGCACGTTTATCCGAGTCGATCATTCAAAAAATTCAAAATCAATCGATTCTTGCTCATAAAACGCTAGGTTGCGAAGGGTATTCCAGAACGGATTTTATCGTCGTGGATGGAGAGCCTTACATCTTGGAAACGAATACGCTTCCGGGAATGACCGAAACTAGTTTAATACCGCAGCAGGCAAAGGCGGCGGGGATTCCAATCCAGGAAATCTATCGATCGTTGATCGAGCATGCTATGGAGCGAGCGGAAAAAATTCCAGTTCAATAGAACTTAACGAATTTGGAATAGAGCTAATTTGGCGAAGAAATTCGGTCGGACCGTAATCTGCTTAAAGTCTCGAAAGAATGCTCGGTCTTCGACGGTAAAGCCGCGAATTTGACAGAATTCTTCAAAGTCCAATACCGAAAGGAAATGTAGGTTCGGAGTATCGAACCAGCGATACGGTAATAAATCCGTAACTGGAGTTTTTCCGCCTAAAAGAATTTTAAATCGTACTTCCCAGTATCCGAAGTTCGCGAAAACGATAATGACCCGCTTGCCGATTCGAAGACATTCCTTAATGATATCTCCCGGGTGACGCGTTTCTTGAATCGTTTGGTTTAAAATTACGTAATCGAACCTTTTATCTTCATGATGTTCCAAACCCTCGTCGATATCGCCGTGGTGCACGTAGACACCTTTCCGAATACATTCGACGATTGCATCTTCGTCCTTTTCGATTCCTTGGCCTCGGATTCCTTTTTGACTCAATAAATAAAGTAGGTCCCCGTTCCCGCAACCCAAGTCCAATACTCTCGAACCGGGGGAGATTGCGTTCATAATATACGCGAAGTCCGGCCTTTCTTTCAATGTGATGTCAGACGAGATTCTTGAATTCATTTTTCAATTAGCCGGGTTTTCCAAGAATCCGCGAAGGACGTCGTCTTGTTTTTGATTCGCAAGTAAGAAACTATCGTGACCTTCTTTACTATTTAATTCCACGTAAAAAACCCTTTTATCGGACGCCTCTAAACTTTTAACGATTTCTCTAGACTGAGCGGGCGGATATAACCAATCGGAACTGTAGGAAACGACTAAGAAGCGGCAGATTGCGGGGGTCAACGCGGCGGTTAATTCCTTTCCTTTACCCAAACTAAAATGGTCCAAAGCCTGAGTAACGTAAATATAAGAATTCGCGTCGAAGCGGTCCACAAAGCTTTCCCCTTGGTAGATCAAATAACTTCCAACTGCAAAGTCGGAATTAAGGAGATTTCCTCTGGGAGGATTTCTACCGAACTTTTCCCGCATCTTTTCATCGGAAAGATAAGTGATATGAGCGACCATGCGGGCGAGAGCCAATCCCTTTCTGGGAGAATTTTCGTCGTACAGACCGTTATTCCAATTTGGGTCGGATAAAATGGCCTGACGACCGACTTCATTGAAGGCAATCTGCATGGCCGAATGCTCGGCAGTCGAAGCCAAAATAATACAATTAGTCAGATTTTCAGGATAAGCAATACTCCACTGTAAGGCTTGCATTCCTCCCATAGAACCGCCGGCGACACAATACAGTTTCTCCACGCCTAAATGTTCGACCAATGATTTCTGTGCGGCAACCATATCCTTGATGGATACGAAAGGGAAACTGGAACCGAAAGGCTTCCCCGTGATCGGGCTAATTGTTAAAGGACCGGACGAACCTTTACAACCACCGATGACGTTCGAAGAAATTACAAAATATTTATTAGTATCGAATGCTTTCCCCGGGCCGATATATTCGTTCCACCATCCGGGTCGTTTGTCAGCGGGAGCATGGACACCTGCTGCGTGGGCGTCCCCGGACAGAGCATGGCATATTAGAATTGCATTATCTTTCTTTTCGGAAAGTTTACCGTATGTTTCGTACGCTATGACGACCGGCGAAAGAACGGATCCATTATCTAAACGTAGGTCGGGCAAGGTGACCGTTTCCGTCTTGACGATTCCGACCGATTTTTCCAGATTCATTCCTTCTTTTCCAAATAGGGAAAGCCACTCTCTAGATTCTTAGACTGGAATCCGGAGAAATGGCTGTTTTAGACGATTTTCCTAGAGGAATTAGACGTCACACCTTTTTCAAAGCCTCGTCCAAATCGGTGATAATATCATCGATATGCTCTAGACCCACGGACAATCGAATGAACTCAGGGGTTACTCCAGCTGAGGCTTGTTCCGCCGGGGAGAGTTGTTGGTGGGTGGTAGAAGCCGGGTGAATAGCCAGGGATTTTGCATCTCCCACATTCGCCAAGAGGGAGAATAGTTCCAGATGATCGATAAATTTCTTCGCTTCCGAAACTCCACCTTTGACCCCGAATCCTAAAATAGCCCCAAAGAGATTCCTCGTATGATACTTTTTAGCCAATGCGTAATTCTTATCGTTTGGAAGACCGGGATAATTGACCCAGGTTACTTTGGGATGCTTGGACAAGAATTCCGCGACTTTCTGGGCGTTTATCGAATGCTGCGTTATACGAAGAGGCAATGTTTCAATCCCTTGGATGATATTCCAGGCGTTGAACGGAGAAATTGCGGGTCCAAGATCCCTTAGACCTTGAACGCGGGCCTTGATAATAAAGGCGATATTTACGCCGCCAAAGGGTTCAAACTTTCCGAATACGTCCCAAAATTTTAACCCGTGATAGCTAGGGTCCGGTTCAGTAAAATTTTTGAATTTCCCGTTTCCCCAATTGAATTTGCCGGAATCGATGATAATTCCGCCTATGGAACTACCGTGACCGCCCAAGAATTTCGTGAGCGAGTGTATGACGATATCCGCTCCGTGCTCGATGGGCTTGACTAAGTA from Leptospira fainei serovar Hurstbridge str. BUT 6 carries:
- a CDS encoding O-acetylhomoserine aminocarboxypropyltransferase/cysteine synthase family protein, which translates into the protein MTRQYKSETIALHGGQAPDPTTTSRAVPLYQTTSYVFKDTDHAARLFGLQEFGNIYTRIGNPTTDVLEQRVAALEGGVAGLATASGQSAETLALLNIVESGQEIVASSSLYGGTYNLLHYTFPKLGIKVHFVDQSDPENFRRAANEKTRAFFAETLGNPKLDTLDIEGVAKVAHEIGVPLVIDNTLPSPYLVKPIEHGADIVIHSLTKFLGGHGSSIGGIIIDSGKFNWGNGKFKNFTEPDPSYHGLKFWDVFGKFEPFGGVNIAFIIKARVQGLRDLGPAISPFNAWNIIQGIETLPLRITQHSINAQKVAEFLSKHPKVTWVNYPGLPNDKNYALAKKYHTRNLFGAILGFGVKGGVSEAKKFIDHLELFSLLANVGDAKSLAIHPASTTHQQLSPAEQASAGVTPEFIRLSVGLEHIDDIITDLDEALKKV
- the metX gene encoding homoserine O-acetyltransferase MetX, producing MNLEKSVGIVKTETVTLPDLRLDNGSVLSPVVIAYETYGKLSEKKDNAILICHALSGDAHAAGVHAPADKRPGWWNEYIGPGKAFDTNKYFVISSNVIGGCKGSSGPLTISPITGKPFGSSFPFVSIKDMVAAQKSLVEHLGVEKLYCVAGGSMGGMQALQWSIAYPENLTNCIILASTAEHSAMQIAFNEVGRQAILSDPNWNNGLYDENSPRKGLALARMVAHITYLSDEKMREKFGRNPPRGNLLNSDFAVGSYLIYQGESFVDRFDANSYIYVTQALDHFSLGKGKELTAALTPAICRFLVVSYSSDWLYPPAQSREIVKSLEASDKRVFYVELNSKEGHDSFLLANQKQDDVLRGFLENPAN